TCTTGAGGATGTAAGGGATGATGCTGTCAATCTGCACGTTGCCGATGAGCCCGGCGAAAAACAGCTCCTCCGTGACAGCTGCGCTTATTAGCCTGAGGGCCGGAAGACGCAGCAACAGCTTGGATAACCTGGGAGTAATGAGGCAGAAAGGAGACATGGAtctaaaaaaacacatgaagcaAGCACATCTGGGACAACATCATCAATCTGTCCCACTTTAAACAGCACCGCTGCTTTTTCAGCACCGTTAGCTTCGAGCAAGTACAAACCGATAAGAGTCCTCGGGGTAGGTCCTCGTAACGTAGTCCTGCAGCTCCATGTACGCTTTTTCCTGGAACATCTCGATCTGCGGGATGTTATCTATGCCGGGGTGATCTAGCACAAAAACAACGCGAGCGCAGGGTAAGGAAAAAGGAACATGCTAAACATGCTTTATTAACAATAACAAtacagataaaaagaaaaaaagaacaaacttgATTTCACACACCAGGGCTGAAGAGAACAATAGCTTTGAGGTAGGCATATTCATAAGAGTCTGGGGACAGCTTGGACATGCTGTTACAGAACTCCTGCATCCTCCAGATGTGCTCCATTACCACTTTTCCTCTCTCCGGGGACAGCTTTTCTAaataagagacaaaacaaacaactgtggtaaaaaaaagaactaaaactCAGCACAATCAAATGACTTCCCATTTCAGACATTTGACTCCGTTAATGGATGCTTGCAGCCACCCGCAGAGCCCTCCTACCTTCCTGTAAGCTGGTCTGCAGATGGTTGATAATAGCACTTAGAATGGTACCAACATTCATAATGTTGGAGCACTGTGCCAGGCCCAGGGCAAAAAGTTCATTCCAGCAGGCTTTCATCAAGTTAATGTCATTGTCTTGTCCACTGTAAAAGAAGGAGTCACAGACTTGTGCTTAATAAAGTGTGGGCAGAGAAGACGAGTCTGAtgcattttattaggatttatgTGATTTCCTGAGTTAATGCACTTCATGGAGCGAAGGTTTAATATTCCTTCAAGAGTAGCCACAGACAGTGTTTCTATGTGAATATCTTCCTGTTAATAGGGaattattcacatattttattcttttcatcttttatttttctagtcAGCAACCTAAACGGTTCccgttttgttatattttataaatatgtctaaGTTTATTCatattagaaaaacatgttgctgtttACTCAGTCAATATTTAATacagctgaaacaaaataatattaaaatgtgtgtttgtttttttattatatttagcatcttaaaataaaaatgtagccCTTTATGTTCTGGAAAGACGGTTGGCCCGCTTGATACAACAGAAAAGTAAGATTATTAAGAAAATGGCAgcttatcaattaatcattaatcgGCTGataaaatcaatcaactttagattaacgCAATCGATAACTTGCATCCACgtagcataatgctgccacaaCCGTGTTTTACAATAAATGGCAGTGCAACAGTATTATGTTGGCCTCACACCGCATTGTAGATGGAGACCAAACCGTTTCATTTTGCTCTCTCTTTACACAGATGGACCCGATTCACCAAGTGGGTGACTGTGAcacaaaatcctaataaaatacattgaaatttggGTCAAATCTAAACAATTCATCACTTAAACAGAAGACATCATCTCACCCTAAGGCTTGAAAGGCAGGTATGGAGCGTGCCCAGTGCATAGAGAGAAAAAGTAGCCGGGACGCGGACTCACAGATGTAGTTGACATTGAGGTACTCTGGTACCGGCAAAGGCATCATAAGCTGGAGAGAAATCATTTCGAAGCATAAAGGGGGAAAACACGACGACATTGTgcatcttaaaaacaaaaaaaactggagtAAATTTGAGTTGACACGAGTAGGAGCTTTGGTGCAACAGTTCTGCTTTTACCTTGAAAGGGATATGGCTCTCAGAAAGCACAGGCCCATCCAGCTCCACCACTGGACCCGACTGGTCCCCCGACATCAGCTGCATGGTGGTTTCTAAAGATTCTCCGGCCGAGCCGTCGTCAGGATGTAGGACTTTGGCCAACGTGTCGAAAGCTCtgggcataaaaaaaaataaaaaatacaagaatagGCAGAcattaaaaagataaatgtttgtttcttacatttagattaaagaaagcagaacatttatcatataaaaaaaaggcaCTGGAATAGACACCCCAATACAAGATGGAACCTTTTGGGTAAAGCTAATAAGATTCATATGATTGGAGTCAGAAACCACATGGCCCTGGAAGAAATTCAATTAAAGCATCaagagcaaagagaaaaaaaaactaataaaaacaggTCCTTGGTTTCACTCTGAACAAATCCAGTCATTACATTTAGTCATACGAACACGACAACAAGCACAAAAGGCGTCGAACTCTAACCTGGTGATATCACTCGCAGTGTGATCTTCAACTTTGATGTCCGACATGGAGCCGTCGCCGTTGCTGAGAGTTTCGGCTCCCAATACGTCGTTCCCGCCGTCGCTCAGCTCCCTGGCCTTGTTGAGGTGGGCGAGTGATGACACTACATTTGCTAAAGTACCAAGGTCCCCTTGAGATAGATCATCCTGTCGAGAAGAGAGATTCTTCaactatttttctaataaataaagAGGTTACCTATGAATCTACTACACATAGTTCCAGggtacccaaaaattgtactcaagtaagagtagcgctacttcaatatatttttgctgaagtaaaaataaaaagtagccatccaagaaatgacagaagagtaaaaaaaagtatttggtaaaaagacTACTCAATACGTCATCAGAAGAACCGAAATGTAACGTAGATGTTTTGGGTATTTTacagaccaaaatgaaaacaattcacGTAGATaatgtaattacaaaataacaaaatcaggcacaagaaacatattttcagatcaatttctttcaataaaacaaacccATTCATACCAGTAACTCAAACATACTAAACGTTGAATGTTACCTTATCAGGGGATGCTGGAATCAGGATGGTGTTTTCCAGCTTAGGGAAGGGCTGCTGGATGTTGAGCAACATGCTAGACTCAAGCAAACTTGTAGATCTGAAAGTAGACattgattattgttattattagaCAACCATATTGAATAAATTCAACTATATCAGGgattcccccagtgtattacaAGCCTGACGGGCCACCAGACTTTACTTGACCCCCCACTAGGCTAAgcgttgtttgtttatttatttaaacatcagAAACAGTGATAGCAAAGACGGGTTTTACGCTAGATTTATATATAATAAAGCATTAGCAATCTTTAGCAGACAAttatccatttaaaaaaaggtaatgCATTTGATTCTACATacaaaaactacagaaatactAGTTTTATTTAGTGCACCgctatattttctttattgatgttttatttaaaaaaatttctgttaattttttcaaaaacacaacacagtggGCAACTGGTAGACTTCCCAATGGGTGTTTGATTACATTCTGCTACTATAGTATTtaaatagctaaaaataaacatgaaaaaggatgtttttaagtatgtctaaaaaaaatgttttagacatatttaaaatattttacttctgTGTGCTATTCTGGTACAAATAtgcaaacagaacatttaatgtTTGATACCAACACTGCATGTACAGTTCAACGTCAACTGGACATATCATTACTGTGTTATCTTGGGGTGAATGTTACGTACCGAGCAGTTTCCTTCTCAGATACAAAAGTGGGCGTGGCAGCCAGAGGACTACAAAGGTTCTTTCGGATGTAGATCTTTTCCGTGGAGGCCGCACAATTCATCGATTTCTC
Above is a window of Xiphophorus hellerii strain 12219 chromosome 2, Xiphophorus_hellerii-4.1, whole genome shotgun sequence DNA encoding:
- the nr2c1 gene encoding nuclear receptor subfamily 2 group C member 1 → MDGQTHKIQLVSTDNSMALGHRIQIVTDQQTGQKIQIVTALEPSSPGKQQFILANADYSHGGKVILAKQECSPNKVILASSDGSGVNQLLFAAPELAGQQIQFVTDSSDQSIIKPVVEYCVVCGDKASGRHYGAVSCEGCKGFFKRSIRKNLVYTCRGSGECAINKLHRNRCQYCRLQRCIALGMKQDSVQCERKPVEVATREKSMNCAASTEKIYIRKNLCSPLAATPTFVSEKETARSTSLLESSMLLNIQQPFPKLENTILIPASPDKDDLSQGDLGTLANVVSSLAHLNKARELSDGGNDVLGAETLSNGDGSMSDIKVEDHTASDITRAFDTLAKVLHPDDGSAGESLETTMQLMSGDQSGPVVELDGPVLSESHIPFKLMMPLPVPEYLNVNYICESASRLLFLSMHWARSIPAFQALGGQDNDINLMKACWNELFALGLAQCSNIMNVGTILSAIINHLQTSLQEEKLSPERGKVVMEHIWRMQEFCNSMSKLSPDSYEYAYLKAIVLFSPDHPGIDNIPQIEMFQEKAYMELQDYVTRTYPEDSYRLSKLLLRLPALRLISAAVTEELFFAGLIGNVQIDSIIPYILKMESTDYNSQAGSGV